A section of the Neofelis nebulosa isolate mNeoNeb1 chromosome 12, mNeoNeb1.pri, whole genome shotgun sequence genome encodes:
- the CIMIP2B gene encoding protein FAM166B isoform X1 yields MAMASTFIPGLNPQNPHYIPGYTGHCPLLRFSMGQTYGQMTGQLLRGVPGLAWPPAHRTLLPPIRPPPSPEVPRGRPSVRRGHERLSSSMIPGYTGFVPQAQFLFAKNCSQVWTEALNDFTQWSGGQRSQELPKEAKGEKDVGKDQEPKPESELEAEKELEPGQEAEQASPYSMDDKDPRKFFMPGFTGYVPRARFLFGSSFPVLTNRALQEFGQMYSRGRSQKDAKHLPPLSRTYPQNLGLLPNYGGYVPGYKFQFGRTYGHLTHDALGLSTLQKQLLV; encoded by the exons ATGGCTATGGCCAGCACCTTCATACCAGGGCTGAACCCCCAGAACCCTCATTATATCCCAGG GTACACCGGACACTGCCCACTACTTCGGTTCAGCATGGGCCAGACCTATGGGCAGATGACTGGTCAGCTACTTCGAGGAgttcctggcctggcctggccccctGCCCATCGCACACTTCTGCCTCCCATCCGGCCTCCACCATCTCCTGAGGTTCCCAGAGGAAGACCATCTGTCAGGCGTGGACATGAAAGGCTCAGTTCCAGCATGATCCCAGGGTACACAG gtTTTGTACCCCAGGCACAGTTCCTCTTTGCCAAGAACTGTAGCCAGGTCTGGACTGAGGCTCTGAATGATTTCACTCAGTGGTCTGGGGGACAAAGGAGTCAAGAACTGCCGAAGGAAGCCAAGGGAGAAAAAGACGTGGGGAAAGACCAAGAACCAAAGCCAGAGTcagagctggaggcagagaaggagctgGAGCCGGGGCAAGAGGCAGAACAA GCTTCCCCCTATTCCATGGATGACAAAGATCCTCGCAAGTTCTTCATGCCAG GCTTCACTGGTTATGTGCCCCGGGCCCGCTTCCTCTTCGGCTCCAGCTTTCCTGTGCTCACCAACCGGGCACTGCAGGAATTTGGACAGATGTATTCAAGGGGCAGATCCCAGAAGGATGCCAAACATCTCCCCCCACTTTCTAGGACCTACCCTCAGAACCTGGGCCTGTTACCTAACTATGGAGGCTATGTGCCAG GGTATAAGTTCCAGTTCGGTCGCACGTATGGGCATCTCACCCATGATGCACTGGGCCTCAGCACCCTCCAGAAGCAGCTCCTGGTATAG
- the CIMIP2B gene encoding protein FAM166B isoform X2 gives MAMASTFIPGLNPQNPHYIPGYTGHCPLLRFSMGQTYGQMTGQLLRGVPGLAWPPAHRTLLPPIRPPPSPEVPRGRPSVRRGHERLSSSMIPGYTGFVPQAQFLFAKNCSQVWTEALNDFTQWSGGQRSQELPKEAKGEKDVGKDQEPKPESELEAEKELEPGQEAEQASPYSMDDKDPRKFFMPGPTLRTWACYLTMEAMCQGISSSSVARMGISPMMHWASAPSRSSSWYRYLDFRFCLPFLPIPAILLQGREVGHRVGGGTKKNGLEAEHLFY, from the exons ATGGCTATGGCCAGCACCTTCATACCAGGGCTGAACCCCCAGAACCCTCATTATATCCCAGG GTACACCGGACACTGCCCACTACTTCGGTTCAGCATGGGCCAGACCTATGGGCAGATGACTGGTCAGCTACTTCGAGGAgttcctggcctggcctggccccctGCCCATCGCACACTTCTGCCTCCCATCCGGCCTCCACCATCTCCTGAGGTTCCCAGAGGAAGACCATCTGTCAGGCGTGGACATGAAAGGCTCAGTTCCAGCATGATCCCAGGGTACACAG gtTTTGTACCCCAGGCACAGTTCCTCTTTGCCAAGAACTGTAGCCAGGTCTGGACTGAGGCTCTGAATGATTTCACTCAGTGGTCTGGGGGACAAAGGAGTCAAGAACTGCCGAAGGAAGCCAAGGGAGAAAAAGACGTGGGGAAAGACCAAGAACCAAAGCCAGAGTcagagctggaggcagagaaggagctgGAGCCGGGGCAAGAGGCAGAACAA GCTTCCCCCTATTCCATGGATGACAAAGATCCTCGCAAGTTCTTCATGCCAG GACCTACCCTCAGAACCTGGGCCTGTTACCTAACTATGGAGGCTATGTGCCAG GGTATAAGTTCCAGTTCGGTCGCACGTATGGGCATCTCACCCATGATGCACTGGGCCTCAGCACCCTCCAGAAGCAGCTCCTGGTATAGGTACCTGGACTTCAGGTTctgtcttccctttcttcctatcCCAGCCATCCTTTTGCAAGGAAGAGAGGTGGGccacagggtggggggaggcacaaAGAAAAATGGTTTGGAGGCCGAGCACCTTTTTTATTAA
- the RUSC2 gene encoding AP-4 complex accessory subunit RUSC2 isoform X1 yields MPLFEISRMDSPPKLTGETLIVHHIPLVHCQVPDRQCCGGAGGGSGSTRSNPFCPPELGITQTDQDLGQADSLLYNSLHSAPGGSARSADSTKSRVRDGRGPGAPKRHNPFLLQEGVAEPGLGDLYDDSTGDSATQQSFHLHGAGQPTLHLSPFQLPPPGPRMSRPWGATRSRAGVVEGQEQEPVATLDTQQCSTSHCCRPELEAETMELDECGGPGGSGSGGGASDTSGFSFDHEWKLSSDESPRNPRCSGSGPQHCRCSSTSSQSEAADQSMGYVSDSSCNSSDGVLVTFSTLYNKMHGNSRANLNSAPQSCSNSSFCSHSDPGAFYLDLQPSPAESKMSCESHHPDSGGREGSYGCPHASSPELDANCNSYRPHCEPCPAVADLTACFQSQARLVVATQNYYKLVTCDLSSQSSPSPAGSSITSCSEEHTKISPAPGPGPDPGPSQPSEYYLFQRPEVQPEEQEAVGSSVEAAAPVGPAVIEGQVYTNTSPPNLSTGRQRSRSCDRTLARSPPVRLGSLERMLSCPVRLSEGSTALAGPGAPPRRVTSFAELAKGRKKAAGSGSPPLRLSIGDSSQEFSPIQEAQQDRVGPLDEGVRCSHSLPPMPSGPGMDLVGPEPWSTQVCQGPQSNEMPPTGLRAAGQGPLAQLMDPGPALPGSPANSHTQKDARARADGGGAESRPVLRYSKEQRPTTLPIQPFVFQHHFPKQLAKARALHSLSQLYSLSGCSRAQQPASLAAPTAQVPALAPSGESQAATNRGARKAGPELETSRPSPLGSYSPIRSAGPFGPSTDSSASTSCSPPPEQATATESPPPWNHSCPPVARPATSQQPQKEDQKILTLAEYRLHGTGSLPPLGSWRSSLSRAESLARGGGEGSMASRPNNANHLSPQALKWREYRRKNPLGPPGLSGSLDRRPQEARLARRNPIFEFPGSFSAAGHLNCRMNGQVVKPLPLTCPDFQDPFSLTEKPPAEFCLSPDGNSEAISIDLLQKKGLVKAVNTAVDLIVAHFGTSRDPGVKAKLGNSSVSPNVGHLVLKYLCPAVQAVLEDGLKAFVLDVIIGQRKNMPWSVVEASTQLGPSTKVLHGLYNKVSQFPELTSHTMRFNAFILGLLNIRSLEFWFNHLYNHEDIIQTHYQPWGFLSAAHTVCPSLFEELLLLLQPLALLPFSLDLLFQHRLLQSGQQQRQHKELLRVSQDLLLSAHSTLQLARARGQEGPGDTERAVHGERVKGVGASEGGEDEEEEETEEVAEAAGGPGRGRWARGGQAGWWYQLMQSSQVYIDGSAECSRFPRGGSSSSSEKKKGSGSGGPPPREGVVEGAEACPAPEETLGRDRGWPFWMGSPPDSVLAELRRSREREGSTAPSAENEEGASEPSPGGIKWGHLFGSRKAQRETRPANRLPSDWLSLDKSMFQLVAQTVGARREPEPRETLQEPPSPALPSKPPCEVKALCHHLATGPGQLSFHKGDILRVLGPAGGDWLRCSRGPDTGLVPLAYVTLTPTPSPTPGSSQN; encoded by the exons ATGCCCTTGTTCGAAATTTCCAGAATGGATAGTCCCCCAAAGCTGACTGGAGAGACCCTCATCGTCCACCACATCCCCCTGGTGCACTGTCAAGTCCCAGACAGACAGTGCtgtggaggggcaggtgggggtaGTGGGAGCACAAGATCCAATCCCTTCTGCCCACCTGAGCTGGGCATCACCCAGACTGATCAAGACCTAGGACAAGCTGACTCGCTGCTATACAACAGTCTGCACTCTGCTCCGGGGGGATCTGCGCGGTCTGCAGACAGCACGAAGAGTAGGGTGCGGGATGGAAGAGGCCCCGGGGCCCCTAAACGACACAATCCCTTCCTGCTACAGGAAGGTGTGGCTGAGCCAGGACTTGGTGACCTATATGATGACAGCACTGGTGATAGTGCCACCCAGCAGTCCTTCCACCTGCATGGGGCTGGTCAGCCCACCTTACATCTGTCCCCTTTCCAGCTGCCACCACCTGGGCCTAGAATGAGCAGGCCATGGGGGGCAACACGTAGTCGGGCTGGAGTAGTGGAAGGGCAGGAGCAGGAGCCAGTGGCCACCTTGGATACCCAGCAGTGCAGCACCAGCCACTGCTGCCGGCCAGAACTGGAAGCGGAGACCATGGAACTGGATGAGTGTGGGGGACCTGGTGGGAGTGGCAGTGGGGGTGGAGCCAGTGATACCTCTGGCTTTTCCTTTGATCACGAATGGAAACTCAGTTCAGATGAATCCCCAAGGAACCCAAGATGCTCAGGCTCAGGACCTCAGCACTGCCGCTGCAGTAGCACATCCAGTCAGTCTGAGGCGGCTGACCAGTCCATGGGCTATGTGAGTGACTCCTCCTGCAACAGCTCAGATGGTGTGCTGGTCACCTTCAGCACCCTCTACAACAAGATGCATGGCAACTCCCGTGCCAATCTCAACTCCGCCCCACAGTCTTGCAGCAACTCTTCCTTCTGCAGCCACTCAGACCCTGGCGCCTTCTACCTGGACCTGCAGCCCTCCCCAGCTGAGTCTAAGATGTCTTGTGAGTCCCACCACCCtgacagtgggggaagggaggggagctaTGGCTGTCCTCATGCCTCGTCTCCTGAGCTCGATGCCAACTGCAACTCCTACCGCCCACACTGTGAGCCCTGCCCAGCTGTGGCTGACCTCACAGCCTGCTTCCAGAGCCAGGCCCGTCTTGTTGTGGCCACACAGAATTACTATAAACTTGTCACCTGTGACCTGTCCTCCCAATCATCCCCAAGCCCAGCTGGCTCTTCCATCACCAGCTGCTCTGAGGAACACACCAAGATAAGCCCGGCACCAGGTCCTGGTCCAGACCCTGGCCCCAGCCAGCCCTCTGAGTATTACCTAttccagaggccagaagtccagcCAGAGGAGCAAGAAGCAGTGGGTTCctcagtggaagcagcagctccTGTGGGCCCCGCTGTGATCGAGGGGCAAGTGTACACTAACACTTCACCCCCCAACCTTAGCACTGGACGCCAGCGCTCTCGAAGCTGTGATCGCACCCTGGCACGCAGCCCTCCTGTCCGCCTGGGCTCACTGGAACGCATGTTGAGTTGCCCAGTGCGCCTGAGTGAGGGTTCTACAGCCCTCGCTGGGCCTGGTGCCCCACCTAGGCGGGTCACCTCCTTCGCCGAGCTCGCCAAAGGCCGGAAGAAAGCTGCAGGCTCTGGCTCTCCGCCACTTCGACTGAGCATTGGAGACTCCTCCCAGGAGTTCTCACCCATCCAAGAAGCCCAACAAGATAGGGTGGGCCCACTGGATGAGGGCGTTCGCTGTAGCCATAGCCTACCACCCATGCCTTCAGGGCCAGGCATGGACCTAGTTGGCCCAGAGCCCTGGTCCACCCAGGTCTGTCAGGGCCCCCAGTCCAATGAGATGCCACCTACTGGCCTCAGAGCTGCTGGGCAAGGCCCCCTGGCCCAGCTGATGGATCCAGGGCCTGCTCTCCCAGGGAGCCCAGCCAACAGCCATACACAGAAGGATGCAAGAGCTAGAGCTGACG GAGGTGGTGCTGAGAGCCGACCAGTCCTTCGCTACAGCAAGGAGCAGAGGCCTACCACGCTGCCCATCCAGCCCTTCGTGTTCCAGCACCACTTCCCCAAGCAGTTGGCCAAGGCCCGAGCCCTCCACAGCCTTTCCCAGCTCTACAGCCTCTCTGGTTGTAGCCGTGCACAGCAGCCTGCCTCACTGGCTGCCCCCACTGCTCAAGTTCCAGCCTTAGCTCCCTCAGGGGAGTCCCAGGCAGCCACCAACAGAGGTGCCAGGAAAGCTGGTCCTGAGCTAGAAACCTCACGGCCGTCACCCCTGGGTAGCTACTCCCCCATCCGCAGTGCTGGCCCCTTTGGGCCCAGCACCGATTCTTCTGCTTCCACCTCGTGCTCCCCTCCTCCAGAGCAGGCCACAGCCACAGAAAGCCCACCCCCATGGAACCACTCCTGTCCTCCTGTTGCCCGGCCTGCCACCTCGCAGCAGCCACAGAAGGAGGATCAGAAGATACTGACCTTGGCTGAGTACCGTCTCCATGGAACAGGAAGTTTGCCTCCTCTGGGCTCCTGGAGATCTAGCCTCAGTCGAGCAGAAAGTCTAGCCCGGGGAGGTGGTGAGGGCAGCATGGCCTCCAGGCCCAATAATG CCAACCACCTGTCCCCTCAAGCACTCAAGTGGCGGGAATACAGGAGGAAGAACCCACTAGGGCCACCTGGATTGTCAGGGAGCCTAGACCGAAGGCCGCAGGAAGCTCGACTGGCCCGAAGGAACCCCATCTTTGAATTCCCTGGCTCCTTCAGTGCTGCTGGCCATCTGAACTGCCGGATGAATG GTCAAGTAGTAAAGCCATTACCGCTGACCTGCCCTGACTTCCAAGACCCCTTTTCCTTGACTGAGAAGCCTCCAGCTGAGTTTTGTCTGTCCCCAGATGGCAACTCAGAGGCCATTTCCATTGACCTACTTCAGAAAAAAG GGCTGGTGAAAGCAGTTAACACTGCTGTGGACCTCATTGTGGCCCATTTTGGCACAAGCCGGGATCCTGGGGTGAAG GCAAAGCTGGGGAATAGTTCTGTGAGCCCCAATGTGGGCCACCTGGTTCTGAAGTACTTGTGCCCTGCGGTCCAGGCTGTGCTGGAGGATGGGCTCAAGGCCTTTGTGCTAGATGTCATCATTGGGCAACGTAAGAACATGCCGTGGAGTGTGGTTGAGGCTTCCACACAGCTGG GCCCGTCTACCAAGGTCCTGCATGGCCTCTACAACAAAGTCAGCCAATTCCCAGAGCTCACCAGTCACACCATGCGTTTCAACGCCTTCATTCTTGGCCTGCTCAA CATCCGGTCCCTGGAGTTCTGGTTTAACCACCTCTATAACCACGAAG ATATCATCCAGACCCACTACCAGCCGTGGGGCTTCCTGAGTGCAGCACACACTGTGTGCCCTAGCCTCTTTgaggagctgctgctgctgctacagCCCCTGGCCCTGCTGCCCTTCAGCCTCGACTTGCTGTTCCAGCACCGGCTGCTGCAAAGTgggcagcagcagcggcagcacaAGGAGCTGCTGCGGGTGTCCCAGGACCTACTGCTGTCCGCCCACTCAACATTGCAGCTGGCCCGGGCTCGGGGCCAGGAGGGCCCTGGAGACACGGAGAGGGCAGTCCATGGGGAGCGGGTGAAGGGTGTGGGTGCCTCAGAAGGTGGAgaggatgaagaggaagaggagacagaagaggtGGCAGAGGCAGCTGGGGGCCCAGGGCGTGGCAGGTGGGCCCGAGGCGGGCAGGCCGGCTGGTGGTACCAGCTCATGCAGAGTTCCCAGGTCTACATCGATGGCTCAGCTGAGTGCTCTAGGTTCCCCCGTGGTGGCAGCAGTAGCAgcagtgagaaaaagaaagggtcaGGAAGTGGGGGGCCACCCCCTCGAGAGGGAGTAGTCGAGGGGGCGgaggcctgccctgcccctgAGGAGACCCTTGGCCGGGATAGGGGCTGGCCCTTCTGGATGGGGAGCCCCCCTGATTCTGTGCTGGCTGAGCTGAGGCGCAGCCGGGAGAGGGAAGGGTCCACTGCCCCCTCAGCAGAAAATGAGGAAGGAGCCTCAGAACCTTCACCTGGGGGCATCAAGTGGGGCCACCTCTTTGGCTCCCGAAAGGCTCAGCGTGAGACCCGGCCCGCAAACAG GCTACCCTCTGACTGGCTGAGCCTGGACAAGTCCATGTTCCAACTAGTGGCACAGACAGTGGGTGCCCGCCGGGAGCCAGAGCCCAGGGAGACCCTGCAGGAGCCACCCTCTCCAGCTCTGCCCTCCAAGCCTCCTTG CGAGGTGAAGGCACTGTGCCATCATCTGGCCACAGGCCCTGGACAGCTGAGCTTCCACAAGGGAGATATCCTCCGGGTGCTGGGGCCAGCTGGAGGAGACTGGCTGCGCTGCAGCCGCGGCCCCGACACCGGCCTGGTGCCACTGGCCTATGTGACCTTGACCCCAACTCCAAGTCCAACCCCTGGAAGCAGCCAAAACTGA
- the RUSC2 gene encoding AP-4 complex accessory subunit RUSC2 isoform X2 codes for MASRPNNANHLSPQALKWREYRRKNPLGPPGLSGSLDRRPQEARLARRNPIFEFPGSFSAAGHLNCRMNGQVVKPLPLTCPDFQDPFSLTEKPPAEFCLSPDGNSEAISIDLLQKKGLVKAVNTAVDLIVAHFGTSRDPGVKAKLGNSSVSPNVGHLVLKYLCPAVQAVLEDGLKAFVLDVIIGQRKNMPWSVVEASTQLGPSTKVLHGLYNKVSQFPELTSHTMRFNAFILGLLNIRSLEFWFNHLYNHEDIIQTHYQPWGFLSAAHTVCPSLFEELLLLLQPLALLPFSLDLLFQHRLLQSGQQQRQHKELLRVSQDLLLSAHSTLQLARARGQEGPGDTERAVHGERVKGVGASEGGEDEEEEETEEVAEAAGGPGRGRWARGGQAGWWYQLMQSSQVYIDGSAECSRFPRGGSSSSSEKKKGSGSGGPPPREGVVEGAEACPAPEETLGRDRGWPFWMGSPPDSVLAELRRSREREGSTAPSAENEEGASEPSPGGIKWGHLFGSRKAQRETRPANRLPSDWLSLDKSMFQLVAQTVGARREPEPRETLQEPPSPALPSKPPCEVKALCHHLATGPGQLSFHKGDILRVLGPAGGDWLRCSRGPDTGLVPLAYVTLTPTPSPTPGSSQN; via the exons ATGGCCTCCAGGCCCAATAATG CCAACCACCTGTCCCCTCAAGCACTCAAGTGGCGGGAATACAGGAGGAAGAACCCACTAGGGCCACCTGGATTGTCAGGGAGCCTAGACCGAAGGCCGCAGGAAGCTCGACTGGCCCGAAGGAACCCCATCTTTGAATTCCCTGGCTCCTTCAGTGCTGCTGGCCATCTGAACTGCCGGATGAATG GTCAAGTAGTAAAGCCATTACCGCTGACCTGCCCTGACTTCCAAGACCCCTTTTCCTTGACTGAGAAGCCTCCAGCTGAGTTTTGTCTGTCCCCAGATGGCAACTCAGAGGCCATTTCCATTGACCTACTTCAGAAAAAAG GGCTGGTGAAAGCAGTTAACACTGCTGTGGACCTCATTGTGGCCCATTTTGGCACAAGCCGGGATCCTGGGGTGAAG GCAAAGCTGGGGAATAGTTCTGTGAGCCCCAATGTGGGCCACCTGGTTCTGAAGTACTTGTGCCCTGCGGTCCAGGCTGTGCTGGAGGATGGGCTCAAGGCCTTTGTGCTAGATGTCATCATTGGGCAACGTAAGAACATGCCGTGGAGTGTGGTTGAGGCTTCCACACAGCTGG GCCCGTCTACCAAGGTCCTGCATGGCCTCTACAACAAAGTCAGCCAATTCCCAGAGCTCACCAGTCACACCATGCGTTTCAACGCCTTCATTCTTGGCCTGCTCAA CATCCGGTCCCTGGAGTTCTGGTTTAACCACCTCTATAACCACGAAG ATATCATCCAGACCCACTACCAGCCGTGGGGCTTCCTGAGTGCAGCACACACTGTGTGCCCTAGCCTCTTTgaggagctgctgctgctgctacagCCCCTGGCCCTGCTGCCCTTCAGCCTCGACTTGCTGTTCCAGCACCGGCTGCTGCAAAGTgggcagcagcagcggcagcacaAGGAGCTGCTGCGGGTGTCCCAGGACCTACTGCTGTCCGCCCACTCAACATTGCAGCTGGCCCGGGCTCGGGGCCAGGAGGGCCCTGGAGACACGGAGAGGGCAGTCCATGGGGAGCGGGTGAAGGGTGTGGGTGCCTCAGAAGGTGGAgaggatgaagaggaagaggagacagaagaggtGGCAGAGGCAGCTGGGGGCCCAGGGCGTGGCAGGTGGGCCCGAGGCGGGCAGGCCGGCTGGTGGTACCAGCTCATGCAGAGTTCCCAGGTCTACATCGATGGCTCAGCTGAGTGCTCTAGGTTCCCCCGTGGTGGCAGCAGTAGCAgcagtgagaaaaagaaagggtcaGGAAGTGGGGGGCCACCCCCTCGAGAGGGAGTAGTCGAGGGGGCGgaggcctgccctgcccctgAGGAGACCCTTGGCCGGGATAGGGGCTGGCCCTTCTGGATGGGGAGCCCCCCTGATTCTGTGCTGGCTGAGCTGAGGCGCAGCCGGGAGAGGGAAGGGTCCACTGCCCCCTCAGCAGAAAATGAGGAAGGAGCCTCAGAACCTTCACCTGGGGGCATCAAGTGGGGCCACCTCTTTGGCTCCCGAAAGGCTCAGCGTGAGACCCGGCCCGCAAACAG GCTACCCTCTGACTGGCTGAGCCTGGACAAGTCCATGTTCCAACTAGTGGCACAGACAGTGGGTGCCCGCCGGGAGCCAGAGCCCAGGGAGACCCTGCAGGAGCCACCCTCTCCAGCTCTGCCCTCCAAGCCTCCTTG CGAGGTGAAGGCACTGTGCCATCATCTGGCCACAGGCCCTGGACAGCTGAGCTTCCACAAGGGAGATATCCTCCGGGTGCTGGGGCCAGCTGGAGGAGACTGGCTGCGCTGCAGCCGCGGCCCCGACACCGGCCTGGTGCCACTGGCCTATGTGACCTTGACCCCAACTCCAAGTCCAACCCCTGGAAGCAGCCAAAACTGA